The Xanthomonas sp. CFBP 8443 genome has a window encoding:
- a CDS encoding dihydrolipoamide acetyltransferase family protein encodes MSETKSFNLPDLGEGLPDATIVEWFVKEGDTIRLDEPLVSMETAKAVVEVPSPVSGKVLKLAGAPGDIVVTGAMLAQFAPDASMPQRAEGQDTGHHHGGAAPASPGKGAGADAPGDNDRVVASDDGGELRDADTAQGGSERDDAGTVVGAMQSSNTVHSERTVSVGGVRAMPAVRALARKLGVDLTRVRASGGDGAVTLADVKQAAADGSAAVGAASAATARPAQVKAEAPPATAPTTAAPTRTPLSAAGKPMRTQPPGATAHGQPEQLKGVRRNMARVMADAHAKVVPTTLNDDADIHAWTPGNDMTARLVRGIVAACRAVPALNAWFDGDALTRTLHAQVDIGIAVDTDDGLFVPALRNADMLDARGIREGISRLRQQVEARSIAASELSGYTISLSNFGMFAGRYATPVVVPPCVAIVAAGRARHQLVPVMGGIETHKLIPLSVTFDHRACTGGEAARFLRALIDDLALAG; translated from the coding sequence ATGAGCGAAACCAAGAGCTTCAACCTGCCCGACCTGGGCGAAGGCCTGCCCGACGCGACCATCGTCGAATGGTTCGTCAAGGAAGGCGACACCATCCGGCTCGACGAACCGCTGGTGTCGATGGAGACCGCCAAGGCGGTGGTCGAGGTGCCCTCGCCGGTCTCCGGCAAGGTGCTGAAACTGGCCGGCGCGCCGGGCGACATCGTCGTCACCGGCGCGATGCTGGCGCAGTTCGCGCCCGACGCCAGCATGCCGCAGCGCGCCGAGGGCCAGGACACCGGCCACCACCATGGCGGCGCCGCGCCAGCCAGCCCCGGCAAGGGCGCCGGCGCGGATGCGCCGGGCGACAACGACCGCGTCGTTGCCTCCGACGACGGCGGCGAACTGCGCGACGCCGATACGGCGCAAGGCGGCAGCGAGCGCGACGACGCCGGCACCGTGGTCGGCGCGATGCAGAGCTCCAACACCGTGCACAGCGAACGCACGGTCTCGGTCGGCGGCGTGCGCGCGATGCCGGCGGTGCGCGCGCTGGCCAGGAAACTGGGGGTGGACCTGACCCGGGTACGCGCCAGCGGCGGCGACGGCGCAGTGACCCTGGCCGACGTGAAGCAGGCCGCCGCCGACGGCTCGGCCGCTGTAGGAGCGGCTTCCGCCGCGACCGCACGGCCTGCGCAGGTCAAGGCGGAAGCCCCCCCTGCAACCGCGCCCACCACCGCAGCACCAACGCGCACGCCGCTGTCCGCCGCCGGCAAGCCGATGCGCACGCAGCCGCCGGGCGCCACCGCGCACGGCCAGCCTGAGCAGCTCAAGGGCGTACGCCGCAACATGGCGCGGGTGATGGCCGATGCGCACGCCAAGGTGGTGCCGACCACGCTCAACGACGACGCCGACATCCACGCCTGGACGCCCGGCAACGACATGACCGCGCGCCTGGTGCGCGGCATCGTCGCCGCCTGCCGCGCGGTGCCGGCGCTCAACGCCTGGTTCGATGGCGACGCGCTGACCCGCACCCTGCATGCGCAGGTCGACATCGGCATCGCCGTGGACACCGACGACGGCCTGTTCGTGCCGGCGCTGCGCAACGCCGACATGCTCGATGCGCGCGGCATCCGCGAAGGCATCAGCCGCCTGCGCCAGCAGGTGGAGGCGCGCAGCATCGCCGCCTCGGAACTGAGCGGCTACACCATCTCGCTGTCCAACTTCGGCATGTTCGCCGGCCGCTACGCCACCCCGGTGGTGGTACCGCCGTGCGTGGCGATCGTCGCCGCCGGCCGCGCCCGCCACCAGCTGGTGCCGGTGATGGGCGGCATCGAGACGCACAAGCTGATCCCGCTGTCGGTCACCTTCGACCACCGCGCCTGCACCGGCGGCGAAGCGGCGCGCTTCCTGCGCGCGCTGATCGACGACCTGGCGCTGGCGGGCTGA
- a CDS encoding alpha-ketoacid dehydrogenase subunit beta, with the protein MDELAPRLADTAATHAAGTAHHAATARGDSPMTSTPITLIEAVTQALAWELQHDPSVLVLGEDVGVNGGVFRATAGLQQRFGAQRVLDTPLDETTIAGLTVGLAAQGMKPVAEAQFDGFVYPMVDHLICHAARLRNRTRGRLHCPMVLRVPWGGGIRAPEHHSEANEAIFTNVPGLRVVLPSSPQRAYGLLLAAIREPDPVIYMEPKRLYRQYKEVVVDDGEALPLDVCFVLREGSDVTLVAWGAQVKEALEAADKLAADGISAEVIDVATLRPLDFDTIAESVARTGRCVIVQEAPRSAGFGAEIAARLAEQSMYDLVAPVQRVTGYDTHIPLFRLEMKYLPSVDKIVAAAKRAVAAG; encoded by the coding sequence ATGGATGAACTCGCTCCCCGCCTTGCCGACACGGCCGCCACGCACGCGGCCGGCACCGCCCACCACGCCGCCACCGCGCGCGGAGACAGTCCGATGACCAGCACCCCCATCACCCTGATCGAAGCGGTCACCCAGGCTCTGGCCTGGGAACTGCAGCACGACCCGTCGGTGCTGGTGCTGGGCGAGGACGTCGGCGTCAACGGCGGCGTGTTCCGCGCCACCGCCGGCCTGCAGCAGCGCTTCGGCGCGCAGCGCGTGCTGGACACGCCGCTGGACGAAACTACCATCGCCGGGCTGACCGTCGGCCTGGCCGCGCAGGGCATGAAGCCGGTGGCCGAGGCGCAGTTCGACGGCTTCGTCTATCCGATGGTCGATCACCTGATCTGCCACGCCGCGCGCCTGCGCAACCGCACCCGCGGCCGCCTGCATTGCCCGATGGTGCTGCGCGTGCCGTGGGGCGGCGGGATCCGCGCGCCGGAGCATCACAGCGAGGCCAACGAAGCCATCTTCACCAACGTGCCGGGCCTGCGCGTGGTGCTGCCGTCCTCCCCGCAGCGCGCCTACGGCCTGCTGCTGGCGGCGATCCGCGAGCCGGATCCGGTGATCTACATGGAACCCAAACGCCTGTACCGCCAGTACAAGGAAGTGGTGGTCGACGACGGCGAGGCGCTGCCGCTGGACGTGTGCTTCGTGCTGCGCGAAGGTAGCGACGTGACCCTGGTCGCGTGGGGCGCGCAGGTCAAGGAAGCGCTGGAAGCGGCCGACAAGCTCGCCGCCGACGGCATCAGCGCCGAGGTCATCGACGTGGCCACGCTGCGCCCGCTGGACTTCGACACCATCGCCGAATCGGTGGCGCGCACCGGCCGCTGCGTGATCGTGCAGGAGGCCCCGCGCAGCGCCGGCTTCGGCGCCGAGATCGCCGCGCGCCTGGCCGAGCAGTCGATGTACGACCTGGTCGCGCCGGTGCAGCGCGTGACCGGCTACGACACGCACATCCCGTTGTTCCGGCTGGAGATGAAATACCTGCCGAGCGTGGACAAGATCGTCGCGGCGGCCAAGCGTGCCGTCGCCGCAGGCTGA
- a CDS encoding SH3 domain-containing protein: MRARLLSDYRATYPHPLRVAAGERVLLGVRDEEWPAFVWTTTAAGSAGWAPLAWLRATGDGHAEALRDYDARELDAVQGDTVTLHHEYGDWWWAERADGAQGWLPARDLELLEETT; encoded by the coding sequence ATGCGCGCGCGCCTGCTCAGCGACTACCGCGCCACCTACCCGCATCCGCTCCGCGTCGCCGCCGGCGAGCGGGTGCTGCTGGGCGTGCGCGACGAGGAATGGCCGGCGTTCGTGTGGACCACCACCGCCGCCGGCAGCGCCGGCTGGGCGCCGCTGGCCTGGCTGCGCGCCACCGGCGACGGCCACGCCGAAGCGCTGCGCGACTACGATGCGCGCGAACTCGATGCGGTGCAGGGCGACACCGTGACCCTGCATCACGAATACGGCGACTGGTGGTGGGCCGAGCGCGCCGATGGCGCGCAGGGCTGGCTGCCGGCACGCGACCTGGAACTGCTGGAAGAGACCACATGA
- a CDS encoding M4 family metallopeptidase: MTQSIRRQRPLALLPSLLLALAATSAAAAERVDLHGKDLGTLNTQYKAAATSLGGVPAAAAVRHAELVGLDAESALSLLSSSTDDDGTVHSRYQQTFRGVPIWGEHVVVSERSDGSVRSLFGRSVAGLASELPATATAAAAALLPANRALDVAKRAALGDALAARRIERAQAPQMIYLDDDDRAHMAYVVSFFADAPQGGEPTRPFVIVDARSGAVLRQWEGLTTRDATGPGGNAKTGQYEYGTSGSIHGFLEVDNNCRMQNSTVKSVNLNGGTSGSTAYQFACPRNTYKAINGAYSPINDAHYFGGVIEKMYRAYAGVAPLSFQLVMRVHYSTRYENAFWNGSTMTFGDGNTRFYPLVSIDVAGHEVSHGFTEQNSGLTYSGQSGGINEAYSDIAGEATEYYLKGSNDFLVGPEIFKSNGALRYMANPPQDGASIDNAANYRSGLDVHYSSGVYNKAFYKLATTSGWNTRTAFEVFARANRLYWTPSTSFNSGACGVRTAASDLGRSAAAVTAAFSSVGVTCQ; the protein is encoded by the coding sequence ATGACCCAGTCCATCCGCCGCCAGCGCCCGCTGGCGCTGCTGCCGTCGTTGCTGCTCGCCCTCGCCGCCACCTCCGCCGCCGCGGCCGAACGCGTGGATCTGCACGGCAAGGATCTCGGCACGCTCAACACCCAGTACAAGGCCGCCGCCACCAGCCTCGGCGGCGTGCCCGCGGCCGCCGCGGTGCGCCATGCCGAGCTGGTCGGGCTGGATGCCGAGTCCGCGCTGAGCCTGCTGAGCAGCAGCACCGACGACGACGGCACCGTCCACAGCCGCTACCAGCAGACCTTCCGCGGCGTGCCGATCTGGGGCGAGCACGTCGTGGTCAGCGAGCGCAGCGACGGCAGCGTGCGCAGCCTGTTCGGGCGCTCGGTCGCCGGCCTGGCCAGCGAACTGCCGGCCACCGCGACTGCCGCTGCAGCCGCGCTGCTGCCGGCCAATCGCGCGCTGGACGTGGCCAAGCGCGCCGCGCTCGGCGATGCGCTGGCCGCGCGCCGCATCGAGCGCGCACAGGCGCCGCAGATGATCTACCTGGACGACGACGACCGCGCACACATGGCCTACGTGGTGTCGTTCTTCGCCGACGCGCCGCAGGGCGGCGAACCGACCCGCCCATTCGTGATCGTCGACGCGCGCAGCGGTGCGGTGCTGCGGCAGTGGGAGGGGCTGACCACACGCGACGCCACCGGCCCCGGCGGCAACGCCAAGACCGGGCAGTACGAATACGGCACCAGCGGCAGCATCCACGGCTTCCTCGAGGTGGACAACAACTGCCGCATGCAGAACAGCACGGTCAAGTCGGTGAACCTCAATGGCGGCACCTCCGGCAGCACGGCCTACCAGTTCGCCTGCCCGCGCAACACCTACAAGGCCATCAACGGCGCCTACTCGCCGATCAACGATGCGCACTACTTCGGCGGCGTCATCGAGAAGATGTACCGCGCCTATGCCGGGGTGGCGCCGCTGAGCTTCCAGTTGGTGATGCGGGTGCACTACAGCACGCGCTACGAGAACGCGTTCTGGAACGGTTCGACGATGACCTTCGGCGACGGCAACACCCGCTTCTATCCGCTGGTCAGCATCGACGTCGCCGGCCATGAGGTCTCGCACGGCTTCACCGAGCAGAATTCCGGCCTCACCTACTCCGGCCAGTCCGGCGGCATCAACGAGGCGTATTCGGACATCGCCGGCGAGGCCACCGAGTACTACCTCAAGGGCAGCAACGATTTCCTGGTCGGCCCTGAGATCTTCAAGTCCAACGGCGCGCTGCGCTACATGGCCAATCCGCCGCAGGATGGCGCCTCGATCGACAATGCCGCCAACTACCGCAGCGGGCTCGACGTGCACTACTCCTCCGGCGTCTACAACAAGGCGTTCTACAAGCTGGCCACCACCTCCGGCTGGAACACGCGCACTGCCTTCGAGGTATTCGCCCGCGCTAACCGCCTGTACTGGACCCCGAGCACCAGCTTCAACAGCGGCGCCTGCGGCGTGCGCACCGCGGCCAGCGACCTGGGCCGTTCGGCGGCGGCGGTGACTGCCGCGTTCAGTTCGGTCGGCGTGACCTGCCAGTAA
- a CDS encoding DEAD/DEAH box helicase, with amino-acid sequence MPFATLGLAPELLPAFSRALDAAGYTAPTPIQAQAVAPILRGEDLLACAATGSGKTAAFALPLLQHAALLPPSRRVRSLVLVPTRELVAQVGDTLQALGRYLPRRVKVAAVAGGASINPQMLKLRGGADIVVATPGRLLDLAAHNALDLGAVHTLVLDEADRLLALGFEEELGRILALLPRRRQTLLFSATFPAEVDVLAQRLLRGPRRIGEEAAAAPATIRQRAIEVDSAQRTALLRHLLHSEAWPQALVFVASQRGADNLAEKLHKAGVAAQPFHGELSQGRRNQALAGFRSGQLQVLVATDVAARGLDIAQLPVVVNYDLPRATADYTHRIGRTGRAGADGLAVSFVDAASEAHLLLIEKRQRLRVPRERIAGFEPTQTAAPAAETAPQTGGIKGKRPSKKDKLRAAAAQGSGGLPAKS; translated from the coding sequence ATGCCATTCGCCACGCTGGGCCTCGCCCCCGAGCTGCTGCCCGCGTTTTCCCGCGCGCTCGACGCCGCCGGCTACACCGCGCCCACGCCGATCCAGGCGCAGGCGGTCGCGCCGATCCTGCGCGGCGAGGACCTGCTTGCCTGCGCCGCGACCGGCTCTGGCAAGACCGCTGCGTTCGCGCTGCCGCTGCTGCAGCATGCGGCGCTGCTGCCGCCCAGCCGCCGCGTGCGCAGCTTGGTGCTGGTCCCGACCCGCGAGCTGGTCGCACAGGTCGGCGACACCTTGCAGGCGCTGGGGCGCTACCTGCCGCGACGGGTCAAGGTGGCTGCGGTCGCCGGCGGCGCCTCGATCAATCCGCAGATGCTGAAGCTGCGCGGCGGCGCCGACATCGTCGTGGCCACGCCGGGCCGGCTGCTCGACCTGGCCGCGCACAACGCACTCGATCTGGGCGCGGTGCACACGCTGGTCCTGGACGAGGCCGACCGCCTGCTGGCGCTGGGCTTCGAAGAGGAACTGGGCCGGATCCTGGCGCTGCTGCCACGGCGCCGGCAGACCCTGCTGTTCTCGGCCACCTTCCCGGCCGAGGTGGACGTGCTGGCGCAACGCCTGCTGCGCGGACCGCGCCGCATCGGCGAGGAAGCCGCCGCCGCCCCGGCGACGATCCGCCAGCGCGCGATCGAGGTCGACAGCGCGCAGCGCACCGCGCTGCTACGGCACCTGCTGCACAGCGAGGCCTGGCCGCAGGCGCTGGTGTTCGTGGCCAGCCAGCGCGGCGCCGACAACCTGGCCGAGAAGCTGCACAAGGCCGGCGTGGCGGCGCAGCCGTTCCACGGCGAACTGAGCCAGGGCCGCCGCAACCAGGCGCTAGCCGGGTTCAGGAGCGGCCAGCTGCAGGTCCTGGTCGCCACCGACGTGGCCGCGCGCGGGCTGGACATCGCGCAGCTGCCGGTGGTGGTCAACTACGACCTGCCGCGCGCCACCGCCGACTACACCCACCGCATCGGCCGCACCGGGCGCGCCGGTGCCGACGGCCTGGCGGTGAGCTTCGTCGATGCGGCCAGCGAGGCGCACCTGCTCCTGATCGAGAAGCGCCAACGGCTGCGCGTGCCGCGCGAACGCATCGCCGGTTTCGAACCGACGCAGACGGCCGCGCCTGCCGCCGAGACAGCGCCGCAGACCGGCGGCATCAAGGGCAAGCGCCCGAGCAAGAAGGACAAGCTGCGCGCGGCGGCTGCGCAGGGCAGCGGTGGACTGCCCGCGAAGAGTTGA
- the pdhA gene encoding pyruvate dehydrogenase (acetyl-transferring) E1 component subunit alpha: MTIAAQFEIEYLQYLDADGQPARDALPADSANPQTLLTLFKQMLYVRTFDSKAVALQRTGKLGTYASCLGHEATHIGIGASMRSGDVLAPSYREYGAMFMRGVRPREVLLYWGGDERGSDFLRDSDAAKDFPICVPISTQCLHAAGSALAFKLRGEGHVAVATCGDGGSSKTDFYAALNSAGAYQLPLILCVINNGWAISVPRAAQTGAQTLAQKGLAGGLHCLQVDGNDLIAVLEAMRQARERALSGQGGSVIEFMTYRLSDHTTADDARRYRDEAEVKQAWEREPLTRLRTWLTAQGLWSETEEAAWKQECARLVDIEVDAYLATPVQPVEAMFDYLYADPPPELLAQRAEAVALERRHG; the protein is encoded by the coding sequence ATGACCATCGCCGCGCAATTCGAAATTGAATACCTGCAGTACCTCGACGCGGACGGCCAGCCGGCCCGCGACGCCCTTCCGGCCGACTCGGCCAACCCGCAGACCCTGCTGACACTGTTCAAGCAGATGCTCTACGTGCGTACCTTCGACAGCAAGGCCGTGGCCCTGCAGCGCACCGGCAAGCTCGGCACCTACGCCTCGTGCCTGGGCCACGAGGCCACCCACATCGGCATCGGCGCCTCGATGCGCAGCGGCGATGTGCTGGCGCCCAGCTACCGCGAATACGGCGCCATGTTCATGCGCGGCGTGCGTCCGCGCGAAGTATTGCTGTACTGGGGCGGCGACGAGCGCGGCAGCGATTTCCTGCGCGATTCCGACGCGGCCAAGGACTTCCCGATCTGCGTGCCGATCTCCACCCAGTGCCTGCACGCCGCCGGCTCGGCGCTGGCGTTCAAGCTGCGCGGCGAAGGCCACGTGGCGGTCGCCACCTGCGGCGACGGCGGCTCGTCGAAGACAGATTTCTATGCCGCGCTCAATTCCGCCGGCGCCTACCAGCTGCCGCTGATCCTGTGCGTGATCAACAACGGCTGGGCGATCTCGGTGCCGCGCGCGGCGCAGACCGGCGCGCAGACCCTGGCGCAGAAGGGCCTGGCCGGCGGCCTGCATTGCCTGCAGGTGGACGGCAACGACCTGATCGCGGTGCTGGAGGCGATGCGCCAGGCGCGCGAGCGCGCGCTGTCCGGCCAGGGCGGCAGCGTCATCGAATTCATGACCTACCGCCTGTCCGACCACACCACCGCCGACGACGCCCGCCGCTACCGCGACGAGGCCGAGGTCAAGCAGGCCTGGGAACGCGAACCGCTGACCCGCCTACGCACCTGGTTGACCGCGCAGGGCCTGTGGAGCGAGACCGAGGAAGCGGCATGGAAGCAGGAATGCGCGCGCCTGGTCGACATCGAGGTCGACGCCTACCTGGCCACCCCGGTGCAGCCAGTGGAGGCGATGTTCGATTACCTGTACGCCGACCCGCCGCCGGAGCTGCTCGCGCAGCGCGCCGAGGCCGTCGCCCTGGAGCGGCGCCATGGATGA
- a CDS encoding lamin tail domain-containing protein has translation MRTMLLRAAVLSCALACAGTGQAQVVISQVYGGGGNSGATYKSDFIELHNNGSEAVSLAGWSLQYASAAGSSWQVTALAGSIPAGGYYLVKQADGSGGSTALPTPDATGTTAMSGTAGKIALSNAATALSGACPAGNVDFVGYGSTASCAEGSAPTAAPSNTLAVLRGNGGCSDSDNNNADFATGAPTPRNAAAALNLCGGGNQPVASVANVSRGEGDSGSTAFVFTVALSQPAGSGGVSFSVATRDGSANAGSDYQALAATSVTIAAGDSSAQVSVLVDGDTANEPDETFYLDVSGISGALPATLTASGVILNDDFNLVPIHSIQGSGARSPLVGQIVATSGIVTARRSAGFFLQAPDAQADADPQTSEGIYVYTGSAPPAEAAVGNAVRVQATVLEYVPSADPTQPPLTELGTPTVLLQSTGNPLPAAVTLTTSFPDPSGAYDQLERLEGMRVAAPSLTVNAPTGGNVNETNATASSNGVFHAVVTGLPRAWRTPGVQQPDPLPAGSPAGVPRWNTNPQVIAVGSAGLGGERIDVAGGCVVLGVSGPLDYSFRRYTIYPETAPTVQCNGADQPKPAPAPQADDVNVATYNMERFFDDQNDPAIGEPVLTPAAYQARLNKASLAIRNYLNTPDILGTVEVESLSVLQTLAARVNSDAVAAGQPDPQYVAYLQEGNDVGGIDVGFLVKTGAVGAGVARVEVVSVSQEGKTTTWTEPAGGTSLLNDRPPLLLKAVVHFADGRTLPLTVVEVHQRSLNGAETDDASGQRIRAKRQAQAVFLANLLQARQAADPAEQMLVMGDFNAFEFNDGYVDAMGTVTGLPSADAQTVVEGDGADLVDPDLYNLTLLSTPDQSYSYAYDGNVQSLDHVLANSALMGSAQIATLSESHARLNADFPATARNDANSPARLSDHDPAVVLLKLKPLQRADLGVTASAANDAVYAGDTIRYSVEVGNAGPDAARFAAVAFALDAAVTPTLSAAPGWDCAASDVGAQTVVTCTTTQFAAGAAQRFEVAVPATAELVGRTLRLAASVASQTEDPNAGNNGASAAVAVQAAPAGNLALRIDGPATLPLTAFGANYRIALSNHGNAPVRRASLSVSGNTLSVLSALVPPRGWQCVRQAHGLRSAQFQCSTRADLAPGASTTFTLAVATRPLPADRTIVIQASASSASPDADPSDNTARFSTRIGR, from the coding sequence ATGCGAACCATGCTGCTTCGTGCCGCAGTGTTGTCGTGCGCGCTTGCCTGTGCCGGAACCGGCCAGGCCCAGGTCGTCATCAGCCAGGTCTACGGCGGTGGCGGCAACAGCGGCGCCACCTACAAGAGCGATTTCATCGAACTGCACAACAACGGCAGCGAGGCGGTGAGCCTGGCCGGTTGGTCGCTGCAGTACGCCTCGGCCGCCGGCAGCAGCTGGCAGGTCACCGCGCTGGCCGGCAGCATCCCGGCAGGCGGCTACTACCTGGTCAAGCAGGCCGACGGCAGCGGCGGCAGCACTGCGCTGCCGACCCCGGACGCCACCGGCACCACCGCGATGAGCGGCACCGCCGGCAAGATCGCGCTGAGCAACGCGGCGACCGCGCTGAGCGGCGCCTGCCCCGCCGGCAACGTCGATTTCGTCGGCTACGGCAGCACCGCCAGCTGCGCCGAAGGCAGCGCGCCGACCGCCGCGCCGAGCAACACCCTGGCGGTGCTGCGCGGCAATGGCGGTTGCAGCGACAGCGACAACAACAATGCCGACTTCGCCACCGGCGCGCCGACCCCGCGCAACGCCGCGGCGGCGCTCAACCTGTGCGGCGGCGGCAACCAGCCGGTGGCCAGCGTGGCCAATGTCAGCCGCGGCGAAGGCGACAGCGGCAGCACCGCGTTCGTGTTCACCGTCGCCCTGAGCCAGCCGGCCGGCAGCGGCGGCGTGAGCTTCAGCGTCGCCACCCGCGACGGCAGCGCCAACGCCGGCAGCGACTACCAGGCCCTGGCCGCGACCAGCGTGACCATCGCCGCCGGCGACAGCAGCGCGCAGGTCAGCGTGCTGGTCGATGGCGACACCGCCAACGAACCCGACGAGACCTTCTACCTCGACGTCAGCGGCATCAGCGGCGCCCTGCCGGCCACGCTGACCGCCAGCGGCGTGATCCTCAACGACGACTTCAACCTGGTGCCGATCCACAGCATCCAGGGCAGCGGCGCACGTTCGCCGCTGGTCGGGCAGATCGTCGCCACCAGCGGCATCGTCACCGCGCGGCGCAGCGCCGGCTTCTTCCTGCAGGCGCCCGACGCCCAGGCCGATGCCGATCCGCAGACCTCCGAAGGCATCTACGTCTACACCGGCAGCGCGCCGCCGGCCGAGGCCGCGGTGGGCAACGCGGTGCGCGTGCAGGCCACCGTGCTCGAGTACGTGCCGAGCGCCGACCCGACCCAGCCGCCACTGACCGAGCTGGGCACGCCAACCGTGCTGCTGCAGTCCACCGGCAATCCGCTGCCGGCCGCGGTGACGCTGACCACCAGCTTCCCCGACCCGAGCGGCGCCTACGACCAGCTCGAGCGCCTGGAAGGCATGCGCGTGGCCGCGCCCAGCCTGACCGTCAACGCGCCCACCGGCGGCAACGTCAACGAGACCAACGCCACCGCCAGCAGCAACGGCGTGTTCCATGCCGTGGTCACCGGCCTGCCGCGCGCCTGGCGCACTCCCGGCGTGCAGCAGCCCGACCCGCTGCCGGCCGGCTCGCCGGCCGGCGTGCCGCGCTGGAACACCAATCCGCAGGTGATCGCGGTGGGCAGCGCCGGCCTCGGCGGCGAGCGCATCGACGTGGCCGGCGGCTGCGTGGTGCTCGGCGTCAGCGGACCGCTGGACTACAGCTTCCGCCGCTACACGATCTATCCGGAAACCGCGCCGACCGTGCAATGCAACGGCGCCGACCAGCCCAAGCCGGCCCCGGCGCCGCAGGCCGACGACGTCAACGTCGCCACCTACAACATGGAGCGCTTCTTCGACGACCAGAACGATCCGGCGATCGGCGAACCGGTGCTGACCCCGGCCGCCTACCAGGCCCGGCTCAACAAGGCCTCGCTGGCGATCCGCAACTACCTCAACACGCCCGACATCCTGGGCACGGTGGAAGTGGAGAGCCTGAGCGTGCTGCAGACCCTGGCCGCGCGCGTCAACAGCGATGCGGTCGCCGCCGGCCAACCCGATCCGCAGTACGTGGCCTATCTGCAGGAAGGCAATGATGTCGGCGGCATCGACGTCGGCTTCCTGGTCAAGACCGGCGCGGTCGGTGCCGGCGTCGCCCGCGTGGAGGTCGTGTCGGTCAGCCAGGAAGGCAAGACCACCACCTGGACCGAGCCGGCCGGCGGCACCAGCCTGCTCAACGATCGCCCGCCGCTGCTGCTGAAGGCAGTAGTGCATTTCGCCGACGGCCGCACGCTGCCGCTGACCGTGGTCGAGGTGCACCAGCGTTCGCTCAACGGCGCCGAGACCGACGACGCCAGCGGCCAGCGCATCCGCGCCAAGCGCCAGGCGCAGGCGGTGTTCCTGGCCAACCTGCTGCAGGCGCGCCAGGCCGCCGATCCCGCCGAGCAGATGCTGGTGATGGGCGACTTCAACGCCTTCGAGTTCAACGACGGCTACGTCGATGCGATGGGCACGGTGACCGGCCTGCCGTCGGCCGACGCGCAGACCGTGGTCGAGGGCGACGGCGCCGACCTGGTCGACCCGGACCTGTACAACCTGACCCTGCTGTCCACGCCGGACCAGAGCTACTCGTACGCCTACGACGGCAACGTGCAGTCGCTGGACCACGTGCTGGCCAACAGCGCGCTGATGGGCTCGGCGCAGATCGCTACGCTGAGCGAAAGCCATGCGCGGCTCAATGCCGACTTCCCGGCCACCGCGCGCAACGACGCCAATTCGCCGGCGCGGCTGTCCGACCACGACCCGGCGGTGGTGCTGCTCAAGCTCAAGCCGCTGCAGCGCGCCGACCTGGGCGTGACCGCGAGCGCGGCCAATGACGCGGTCTACGCCGGCGACACGATCCGCTACAGCGTCGAGGTCGGCAACGCCGGTCCGGACGCGGCCCGCTTCGCCGCGGTCGCCTTCGCGCTCGACGCGGCGGTGACGCCGACCCTGAGCGCCGCCCCGGGCTGGGACTGCGCGGCATCGGACGTGGGCGCGCAGACCGTGGTCACCTGCACCACGACGCAGTTCGCCGCGGGTGCGGCGCAGCGCTTCGAGGTAGCGGTGCCGGCCACCGCCGAGCTGGTCGGCCGCACGCTGCGCCTGGCCGCCTCGGTCGCCTCGCAGACCGAGGACCCGAACGCCGGCAACAACGGCGCCAGCGCCGCGGTGGCGGTGCAGGCCGCGCCTGCCGGCAACCTGGCGCTGCGCATCGACGGCCCGGCGACGCTGCCGCTGACCGCGTTCGGCGCCAACTACCGCATCGCCCTGAGCAACCACGGCAATGCGCCGGTGCGCCGCGCCAGCCTGAGCGTCAGCGGCAACACGTTGTCGGTGCTGTCCGCGCTGGTACCGCCGCGCGGCTGGCAATGCGTGCGGCAAGCCCACGGCCTGCGCAGCGCGCAGTTCCAGTGCAGCACCCGCGCCGACCTGGCCCCGGGCGCCAGCACCACGTTCACCCTGGCCGTGGCCACCCGCCCGTTGCCGGCCGACCGCACCATCGTGATCCAGGCCAGCGCCAGCTCCGCCTCGCCCGATGCCGACCCGTCCGACAACACGGCACGCTTCAGCACCCGCATCGGCCGCTGA